A genomic window from Pseudomonas argentinensis includes:
- the yacG gene encoding DNA gyrase inhibitor YacG: protein MTTPTLVACPTCAAPVEWGPQSPSRPFCSERCKLIDLGAWASEEHAIPGNPLEDDLFSDDLPPSRH, encoded by the coding sequence ATGACCACACCTACTCTCGTCGCCTGCCCGACCTGCGCAGCGCCCGTGGAATGGGGCCCGCAGAGCCCGAGCCGGCCCTTCTGCTCCGAGCGCTGCAAGCTGATCGACCTGGGTGCCTGGGCCTCGGAAGAACATGCGATCCCGGGCAATCCGCTCGAGGACGATCTGTTCTCCGACGACCTGCCGCCCAGCCGGCACTGA
- the coaE gene encoding dephospho-CoA kinase (Dephospho-CoA kinase (CoaE) performs the final step in coenzyme A biosynthesis.): MKPWTLGLTGGIGSGKSAVAAQFAALGVDVVDSDQAARWVVEPGRPALAAIAEHFGDQVLQANGQLNRAALRELIFESPAERGWLERLLHPLIAKEVAQFLANAKSPYAITVSPLLIESGQYKLAQRILVVDVPEQLQIERTMQRDRLSAGQVHAIMAAQATREARLNHADDVLINDRDLAWVKQEVERLHAFYLTLNGGQP; this comes from the coding sequence ATGAAACCCTGGACGCTCGGGCTTACCGGCGGTATCGGCAGCGGCAAAAGTGCCGTGGCTGCGCAATTCGCCGCGCTGGGCGTCGACGTGGTCGACTCGGACCAGGCCGCTCGCTGGGTTGTCGAGCCGGGTCGGCCGGCACTGGCAGCGATAGCCGAGCACTTTGGCGACCAAGTGCTGCAGGCCAATGGCCAGCTGAACCGGGCCGCACTGCGTGAGCTGATCTTCGAATCACCCGCCGAGCGGGGCTGGCTGGAGCGTCTGCTGCATCCACTGATTGCCAAAGAGGTGGCGCAATTTCTGGCCAACGCCAAATCGCCCTACGCCATCACGGTCTCGCCACTGCTGATCGAGTCCGGCCAGTACAAGCTGGCCCAGCGCATCCTGGTGGTCGATGTACCCGAGCAATTGCAGATCGAACGCACCATGCAACGTGATCGGTTGTCTGCCGGGCAGGTGCACGCGATCATGGCCGCCCAGGCCACCCGCGAGGCCCGCCTGAACCATGCCGATGACGTACTGATAAACGACCGTGACCTGGCCTGGGTCAAACAGGAGGTCGAACGCCTGCATGCCTTTTACCTGACCTTGAACGGAGGCCAACCATGA
- a CDS encoding prepilin peptidase, with protein MTIYDFLADNTPAFVFCTLIVGLLVGSFLNVVIHRLPKMMLRDWRIQAREVLELPAEPTGETYNLVLPHSSCPHCQHEIRPWENIPVISYLFLRGKCAGCKATISLRYPLVELSCGLLSAYIAWHFGFGWQAAGMLVLAWGLLAMSLIDADHQLLPDTLVLPLLWLGLIANNFGLFTSLEDALWGAVAGYLSLWSVFWLFKLVTGKEGMGYGDFKLLAMLGAWGGWQILPLTILLSSVVGAVLGVIMLRLRDASTSTPIPFGPYLAIAGFIALLWGKQITEGYLRFAGFN; from the coding sequence ATGACCATATACGACTTCCTGGCCGACAATACGCCGGCCTTCGTTTTCTGCACACTTATCGTCGGCCTGCTGGTCGGCAGCTTTCTCAATGTGGTCATCCATCGCCTGCCGAAGATGATGCTGCGCGACTGGCGCATCCAGGCGCGGGAAGTACTGGAATTACCCGCTGAGCCTACCGGGGAAACCTACAATCTGGTGCTCCCCCATTCCAGCTGTCCCCATTGCCAGCATGAAATCCGCCCTTGGGAAAATATCCCGGTCATCAGCTATCTGTTTCTGCGCGGCAAATGCGCCGGCTGCAAGGCGACGATCAGCCTGCGCTATCCGCTGGTCGAGTTGAGCTGCGGCCTGCTCTCGGCCTATATCGCCTGGCATTTCGGCTTTGGCTGGCAAGCGGCAGGCATGCTGGTGCTGGCCTGGGGCTTGTTGGCGATGAGCCTGATCGATGCCGATCACCAGTTGCTGCCGGACACTCTGGTACTGCCGCTGTTGTGGCTGGGCTTGATTGCCAATAACTTCGGGCTCTTTACCAGCCTGGAAGATGCCCTATGGGGCGCTGTGGCAGGCTACCTGAGCCTGTGGTCGGTCTTCTGGCTGTTCAAGCTGGTAACCGGCAAGGAAGGCATGGGCTATGGCGACTTCAAGCTGCTCGCCATGCTCGGCGCCTGGGGCGGGTGGCAGATTCTGCCGCTGACCATTCTGCTGTCTTCGGTGGTCGGTGCCGTGCTCGGGGTGATCATGCTGCGCCTGCGTGATGCGAGCACCAGCACGCCGATTCCGTTTGGCCCGTACCTGGCCATTGCAGGCTTTATCGCGCTGCTCTGGGGCAAGCAGATTACCGAAGGTTATCTGCGGTTCGCGGGTTTCAACTGA
- a CDS encoding type II secretion system F family protein: MAAAAKAPKTSTFVWEGKDRKGSIVKGELSGQNPALVKAQLRKQGINPTKVRKKGMSLGGAGKKIKPLDIALFARQMATMMKAGVPLLQSFDIIADGVEKPSMRKLVDELKQHVAAGNSFAAALRTKPQYFDDLFCNLVDAGEQSGALESLLDRVATYKEKTEALKAKIKKAMNYPIAVIAVAIIVSCILLIKVVPQFKEVFSSFGAELPAFTLFVIGISEGLQEWWFIFLIALIGAGYAFMQAKQRSEKFRDALDRTILKAPIVGNIVYKAAVARYARTLSTTFAAGVPLVEALDSVAGATGNVVFRNAVAKVKQDVTSGMQLNFSMRSTNAFPAMAVQMTAIGEESGALDTMLDKVASYYEAEVDNAVDGLTSLMEPLIMSVLGVLVGGLIIAMYLPIFQLGSVV, encoded by the coding sequence ATGGCAGCAGCAGCAAAAGCGCCCAAGACCAGCACGTTCGTCTGGGAAGGCAAGGATCGCAAGGGCAGCATCGTCAAGGGCGAGCTCAGCGGCCAGAACCCGGCTCTGGTCAAGGCGCAGTTGCGCAAACAAGGCATTAATCCAACAAAGGTTCGCAAGAAAGGCATGAGCCTGGGCGGTGCCGGCAAGAAGATCAAGCCGCTGGATATCGCCCTGTTTGCTCGGCAGATGGCAACCATGATGAAAGCAGGCGTGCCCTTGCTGCAGTCGTTCGACATCATTGCCGATGGTGTTGAAAAGCCAAGTATGCGCAAGCTGGTAGACGAGCTCAAACAGCATGTAGCTGCAGGTAACAGCTTTGCTGCCGCGCTACGCACCAAGCCTCAGTATTTCGACGACCTGTTCTGCAACCTAGTTGATGCAGGTGAGCAATCCGGCGCACTGGAGAGCCTCCTTGACCGAGTGGCTACATATAAAGAAAAAACCGAAGCACTCAAGGCCAAGATCAAGAAGGCAATGAACTATCCGATTGCGGTCATTGCAGTCGCAATCATTGTCTCGTGCATCCTGCTTATCAAAGTAGTGCCGCAGTTCAAAGAAGTCTTTTCCAGCTTTGGCGCCGAGCTACCAGCCTTTACGCTTTTTGTTATCGGCATATCCGAGGGACTGCAGGAGTGGTGGTTCATTTTCCTGATTGCCCTGATCGGAGCAGGCTACGCATTCATGCAGGCCAAACAACGCTCGGAGAAATTCCGTGATGCCCTTGATCGCACCATTCTCAAGGCGCCTATCGTGGGCAATATCGTTTACAAGGCTGCAGTAGCGCGTTACGCACGCACCCTATCGACAACCTTCGCCGCAGGCGTACCCCTTGTCGAAGCACTGGACTCCGTTGCCGGCGCGACCGGCAACGTGGTTTTCCGCAACGCCGTAGCCAAGGTCAAGCAGGATGTCACCAGCGGCATGCAGCTGAACTTCTCCATGCGCTCCACCAATGCCTTCCCAGCCATGGCCGTACAAATGACCGCTATCGGCGAAGAGTCCGGCGCCCTGGACACCATGCTCGACAAGGTTGCCAGCTATTACGAGGCAGAAGTGGACAATGCTGTTGACGGCCTCACTTCGCTGATGGAACCGCTGATCATGTCGGTACTTGGCGTACTCGTCGGCGGACTGATCATCGCGATGTACCTTCCGATCTTCCAGCTCGGCTCCGTTGTCTAG